One Bufo gargarizans isolate SCDJY-AF-19 chromosome 4, ASM1485885v1, whole genome shotgun sequence DNA window includes the following coding sequences:
- the LOC122934661 gene encoding uncharacterized protein LOC122934661, translating into MDLRPTVDSLDPSEDSETTGSETPAVFSPATSPAPMPAEDPEDLTLAQAPLPLASPPRIVQPQPRRCRQVPPSTAGQECREVIDARVIDFLAQRRSDGLEEEMLRGLGPLMKRVTPVEHHECLASLAVVIKMFAIPNYGDILGKLNAIKIDLENAAHQQRPGPLQFPPQPTQGPSFPPQPQYGLPQGPIQHVGQPLYQGSLPTGAPQQAHVRPRSSFAPGSFTQDLLDL; encoded by the coding sequence tactgtggacagtctggatccctCCGAAGATTCGGAGACGACTGGGAGCGAAACCCCTGCGGTTTTCTCCCCCGCAACCAGTCCTGCACCTATGCCGGCAGAGGACCCAGAGGACTTGACACTGGCCCAGGCCCCCCTAccactggccagtccaccccGTATTGTCCAGCCCCAGCCCAGACGTtgccgccaagtccctccctctaccGCTGGGCAAGAGTGTCGGGAGGTGATTGACGCACGCGTCATAGATTTtcttgcccagaggaggagtgatggctTGGAGGAGGAGATGTTAAGGGGCTTAGGGCCGCTAATGAAGCGGGTCACTCCTGTCGAGCATCACGAGTGCCTGGCTTCATTAGCCGTAGTAATTAAAATGTTTGCCATACCAAACTATGGCGACATTCTGGGCAAATTAAATGCCATTAAAATAGATCTAGAGAATGCCGCCCATCAGCAAAGACCAGGACCCTTACAGTTTCCGCCCCAACCCACCCAAGGGCCTTCTTTCCCCCCACAACCCCAGTACGGCCTACCCCAGGGCCCAATACAACATGTGGGTCAGCCCCTTTACCAGGGCAGTTTGCCAACTGGGGCACCTCAACAGGCCCATGTAAGGCCACGGTCCTCTTTTGCACCGGGTTCATTTACTCAGGACCTACttgatttgtaa